One part of the Granulicella arctica genome encodes these proteins:
- a CDS encoding YncE family protein: MKIDNLNVPSIRQLTNPVTSLVFSLGIGMIFTATVALAATPTTPRAFRIQSQWNIGGKGGWGFLSLDPSAHRLYIPRTDRVTVIDTETGKVIGEIDGMTNVRDVTLDSSGRYGYVTDPTDGTAGFVRVFDRASLRIVTSIPTGRIPDTIVFDSRTQFVFAFNSHSHSATIIDSTTNQAVATIPLVGRPGSAVADGNGGVFVTLPALGEIAHIDAATKKVIASWQLASCAGPAGLTVDPVHRQFFTTCEDHHLVAIDMDTRHVNIIGEAPANSGDIAFDPKHDALFLANAAGTLTIFHRESPTEYSMVQQLQTQAGARTMAVSNADEKVYLITSKFGQNTAAVSEELQFRPTPIPGTFSVITIAK, encoded by the coding sequence ATGAAAATAGACAATTTGAACGTGCCATCCATCAGGCAGCTAACAAACCCCGTCACCTCACTCGTATTCTCTCTCGGTATCGGAATGATCTTTACTGCCACAGTAGCGCTCGCAGCTACGCCTACAACTCCGCGTGCTTTCCGCATCCAGAGTCAATGGAATATCGGCGGCAAGGGAGGTTGGGGTTTTCTATCTCTCGATCCCTCCGCTCATCGGCTCTACATTCCACGCACCGATCGTGTGACTGTCATCGATACCGAAACCGGCAAGGTCATAGGGGAAATCGACGGCATGACGAATGTACGAGATGTGACTCTCGATAGCTCCGGGAGATACGGCTATGTCACCGATCCCACCGACGGAACCGCAGGATTTGTTCGTGTCTTTGATCGTGCCAGCCTTCGAATTGTGACATCCATTCCTACCGGTCGCATCCCTGACACTATTGTCTTTGACTCGCGCACTCAATTTGTCTTCGCCTTCAACTCTCATAGTCATAGTGCAACGATCATCGACAGCACGACGAACCAAGCCGTGGCAACGATCCCCCTAGTAGGGCGTCCCGGATCTGCAGTAGCAGATGGCAATGGCGGTGTATTTGTGACTCTTCCTGCTCTCGGCGAGATAGCCCATATCGACGCAGCAACAAAGAAGGTCATAGCATCCTGGCAACTCGCATCTTGTGCAGGACCCGCTGGACTTACTGTTGATCCTGTCCACCGTCAATTCTTCACCACCTGTGAGGATCACCACCTGGTCGCTATCGACATGGACACAAGGCATGTAAATATCATCGGAGAGGCTCCAGCAAACTCTGGTGACATCGCCTTTGATCCGAAGCACGACGCTCTCTTTCTTGCGAATGCCGCTGGCACACTCACCATCTTTCATCGTGAATCACCAACTGAATACTCCATGGTCCAGCAGCTACAAACACAAGCTGGCGCTCGAACTATGGCTGTAAGCAACGCAGACGAAAAGGTCTATCTTATAACTTCTAAGTTTGGACAAAATACGGCAGCGGTATCCGAAGAATTGCAATTCCGGCCAACTCCGATCCCCGGCACATTCTCTGTCATTACGATAGCCAAATAA
- a CDS encoding alkaline phosphatase family protein, translated as MKSKRMVTAPNGTLKCGAMTLIALQMLAVLPQSAYAQTPATTTTTPIKHVIVIIGENRTFDHVFATYKPKEGETVSNLLSKGIVDANGKPGPNYSLSAQFSALDSTTSGDGVYSNSPQSKSIYNTLPPALAGGPKAPTVTGPAPFTTLKVAKLADRGLAAGYDKYLLTGATGITAGKVDTRIKDATSLREGVYQLSGPKMPYDAYTQSPVHRFFQMWQQTDCNADYATEDNASGCLNDLFPWVETSVGTGSNGAPQPVNFTDTTTREGSASMGFYNMARGDAPYFKELADEYTISDNFHQSVMGGTGANHIMFGFADAIWYSDGKGKALTPSALQTENPNPQVMTNNYYDQDGYSGGSYVNCQDISQPGVPAVTNYLQSLKRPVNPNCAKGHYYLVNNYNPGYNGDGTLTSQYSPFTIPPTDVKSIGDSLIAKDIPFKYYGENWDLYVTDPTESNSFDEYCNICNPFQYETSIMGTQANREKYIADTTQLYEDIDTGNLPPVSIVKPSGFNDGHPASSKLDLFEGFVKKIVNQVKANPELWNDTAIFVTFDEGGGYYDSGYIQPVDFFGDGTRIPLIIVSKYSKGGRVSHEYGDHVSLIKFIEKNWGLSPITTRSRDNLPNPIQKANNPYVPTNSPAIGDLMDDFRASSR; from the coding sequence TTGAAATCGAAACGTATGGTCACTGCCCCAAATGGGACTTTGAAGTGTGGCGCGATGACATTGATTGCGCTGCAAATGCTGGCGGTTCTTCCGCAATCCGCCTACGCACAAACACCTGCTACAACTACGACTACTCCGATCAAGCACGTGATTGTCATTATTGGAGAGAATCGCACCTTCGACCACGTTTTTGCTACCTATAAGCCAAAAGAAGGCGAAACCGTCTCCAACCTACTCTCCAAGGGCATCGTCGATGCCAATGGAAAGCCAGGCCCTAACTACTCTCTCTCTGCACAATTCTCCGCGCTCGATAGTACGACATCCGGAGATGGAGTGTACTCCAACAGCCCCCAGTCGAAGAGCATCTACAACACGCTGCCGCCAGCCTTGGCCGGTGGGCCCAAAGCACCTACCGTAACTGGCCCGGCTCCCTTCACCACTCTCAAAGTTGCTAAGCTTGCGGACCGTGGCCTTGCCGCCGGTTACGATAAATATCTGCTTACTGGTGCTACCGGTATTACCGCAGGAAAGGTCGACACGCGCATCAAGGACGCAACGTCGCTGCGTGAGGGAGTGTATCAACTTAGCGGTCCCAAGATGCCTTATGACGCTTATACGCAGAGCCCTGTGCACCGATTCTTCCAGATGTGGCAGCAAACAGACTGCAACGCCGACTATGCTACCGAAGACAACGCCAGCGGATGCTTGAACGATCTCTTCCCCTGGGTCGAAACCTCCGTCGGCACCGGAAGCAACGGTGCTCCCCAACCGGTCAACTTCACTGATACCACCACCCGTGAAGGCTCTGCCTCCATGGGCTTCTACAATATGGCGCGGGGCGATGCCCCTTACTTCAAAGAACTAGCTGACGAATACACCATCAGCGACAACTTCCACCAGTCCGTCATGGGAGGCACCGGCGCTAACCACATCATGTTCGGATTTGCGGATGCAATCTGGTACAGCGATGGCAAAGGTAAAGCTCTTACTCCTTCGGCCCTCCAGACCGAAAACCCCAATCCGCAAGTCATGACCAATAACTACTACGATCAGGACGGCTATAGCGGTGGCAGCTATGTAAACTGCCAGGACATCAGCCAGCCCGGTGTTCCTGCTGTTACTAACTACCTCCAGTCGCTCAAGCGGCCTGTCAATCCGAACTGCGCCAAGGGCCACTATTACCTTGTCAACAACTACAACCCTGGCTATAACGGCGACGGGACACTTACCTCGCAGTACTCTCCGTTTACTATTCCTCCGACGGACGTCAAGAGCATCGGCGACTCCCTCATCGCCAAGGACATTCCCTTCAAGTACTACGGCGAAAACTGGGATCTCTATGTAACCGATCCTACGGAATCGAATAGTTTCGACGAATACTGCAACATCTGCAACCCCTTCCAGTACGAGACCTCCATCATGGGCACCCAGGCCAACCGTGAGAAGTACATCGCGGACACGACTCAACTCTACGAAGACATCGACACAGGCAATCTACCGCCAGTTTCCATCGTCAAACCAAGCGGCTTCAATGATGGTCACCCGGCCTCGTCCAAACTTGACCTCTTCGAAGGCTTCGTCAAGAAGATCGTCAATCAGGTCAAAGCCAACCCGGAGCTATGGAACGACACCGCGATCTTCGTCACCTTTGATGAGGGCGGCGGATACTATGACTCGGGCTACATTCAGCCGGTCGATTTCTTCGGCGATGGCACTCGTATCCCGCTCATCATCGTCTCGAAGTATTCCAAGGGTGGTCGTGTCTCTCACGAGTATGGAGATCACGTCTCACTGATCAAATTCATCGAGAAGAACTGGGGCCTTTCGCCTATCACCACTCGTAGTCGCGATAACCTCCCGAACCCGATTCAGAAGGCGAACAATCCGTATGTTCCAACCAATAGCCCAGCTATCGGCGATCTTATGGATGACTTCCGAGCATCTTCCCGGTAA
- a CDS encoding multicopper oxidase family protein, with the protein MASPPQVRSDVKLTRYVDPLPIPPVVRSTGKTDEVITIEMRQFQHRVHRDLPPTTLWGYNSSWPGPTIEAQSGQSLNINWVSKLPTTHLLPIDHSIHGAEASLPPVRNVAHLHGACALPEDDGYPEAWFTAHGEHGPRFNPRPSHYPNCQPSTTLWYHDHCLGITRLNVYAGLAGFYLIRDEAEKALNLPQGEFEIPLMLQDRLFHHDGSLFYPKVVNGPKEHPVWIQEFFGDMNCVNGKVMPFLEVEPRRYRLRILNASNSRFYHLRLFNSDANGNILNESYDVPSFQQIGTDGGLLPSPVELHYLLIAPAERFDIIVDFSDCAGKSFSLINDAPAPYTMGGQYLPEEVMLFKVGKLLSGKDSSAIPDTLVPFELLNPSFTTHERMLLVSERERSSDGYVIIGLLGNARWHEPITEDPKAGSTEIWSFVNITSDVHPLHVHLVQFQVLNRQSFDVLTYQQTGKLVFTGKPMAPESNERPARKDTIKSYPGYVTRVIMRFDLPHGTEVTPGQEFLYVWHCHILEHEDNEMMRPYKVIA; encoded by the coding sequence ATGGCTTCGCCTCCTCAGGTTCGCAGTGACGTTAAACTTACCCGCTACGTCGATCCACTCCCCATCCCGCCGGTTGTTCGCTCTACAGGGAAAACCGATGAAGTCATCACCATTGAAATGCGGCAGTTCCAGCACAGGGTCCATCGCGATCTGCCGCCTACAACCCTATGGGGCTACAACAGCTCATGGCCTGGCCCCACGATCGAGGCGCAGAGCGGTCAGTCACTCAACATCAACTGGGTCAGCAAGCTGCCAACGACTCATCTGCTCCCCATCGATCATTCCATTCATGGAGCCGAAGCGTCGCTGCCACCAGTGCGCAACGTAGCGCACTTGCATGGCGCCTGTGCGCTTCCCGAAGACGACGGCTATCCCGAAGCATGGTTTACCGCACATGGCGAGCACGGTCCACGCTTCAACCCTCGTCCCTCCCACTACCCGAACTGCCAGCCTTCTACTACGCTCTGGTATCACGATCACTGCCTCGGCATTACGCGGCTGAACGTTTACGCTGGCCTTGCCGGCTTCTATCTCATCCGCGATGAAGCAGAGAAAGCGCTCAATCTTCCCCAAGGGGAGTTCGAGATTCCTTTGATGTTGCAGGACCGGCTCTTCCACCATGATGGCTCCTTGTTTTATCCCAAGGTCGTGAACGGTCCCAAAGAGCACCCGGTGTGGATTCAGGAATTTTTCGGCGATATGAACTGCGTCAACGGCAAGGTGATGCCGTTCCTCGAAGTTGAACCGAGAAGATACCGCCTGCGCATCCTCAATGCATCCAACTCCCGCTTCTATCATCTTCGCCTCTTCAACTCCGATGCGAATGGCAACATCCTCAATGAATCCTATGACGTTCCCTCGTTCCAGCAGATAGGAACGGATGGCGGGCTTCTTCCCTCCCCTGTCGAGCTGCACTATCTACTGATTGCTCCTGCTGAGCGTTTCGATATTATTGTCGACTTCTCAGATTGCGCAGGCAAGTCCTTCTCTCTCATCAATGACGCGCCTGCCCCCTACACCATGGGAGGCCAGTACCTTCCCGAAGAGGTCATGCTCTTCAAGGTGGGCAAGCTCCTGTCCGGGAAAGATTCCAGTGCCATACCCGACACGCTCGTTCCCTTCGAACTGCTCAACCCATCATTCACCACGCACGAGCGAATGCTACTGGTATCGGAGAGGGAGCGCTCCTCTGACGGGTACGTCATCATCGGCTTGCTGGGCAACGCGCGTTGGCACGAACCCATCACCGAAGATCCAAAGGCAGGCAGCACTGAGATTTGGTCCTTCGTCAATATCACCAGCGACGTTCATCCTCTCCATGTCCATCTGGTGCAGTTTCAGGTTCTGAACCGTCAGTCCTTCGACGTCCTGACCTATCAGCAGACCGGCAAGCTCGTCTTCACCGGTAAGCCCATGGCTCCTGAGAGCAATGAACGTCCCGCGCGAAAAGACACCATCAAGTCCTACCCCGGCTATGTCACCCGTGTCATCATGCGCTTCGATCTGCCACACGGAACCGAAGTGACCCCAGGGCAGGAGTTCCTCTATGTATGGCACTGCCATATCCTCGAGCACGAGGATAATGAGATGATGCGTCCCTATAAGGTCATAGCCTGA